A window of Sphingobacterium sp. SRCM116780 contains these coding sequences:
- a CDS encoding helix-turn-helix transcriptional regulator, producing MNEILQLAQEENENNHYEKAIALSQKALQYAEKDKNTEGIVKSYFRIAYSFKGLEMYKESLEILKKIETQYEPYLEKNQEMLANVKSLFGNNYLSLGFTDQADKMFLEMLHIAKDIKQDSVRNLLLFRAYLSVKAAHQSNNHADSSSYYLNMARSLVPLISKSEQTVFYYSVARFHLATTGNLDSATWYNQKGKLLDSINKSKYYLMGLMQSAIILNKQKRYQESLDMCFKVLPIAEAEKRNNFIFSVYNVTADNYKGLKNLSKQALYLDLYKKKWDSMYVLKQKNTQIAVEIIANSRLTSFSKKQLKNTYMLLALVLLVIGALGVLAIQIRKKRQLLKMKDVEMRTLEGKVHTDTYEKIVELAAKNSPDFLYRFSEKYPSFINALLTINPELQPSELIFCAYLKLNFSTKVIATYMFITPSAVQNRKNRIRKRLNIPSDGNIYIWISDLGS from the coding sequence ATGAATGAGATATTGCAGCTTGCGCAAGAAGAGAATGAGAATAATCATTATGAGAAGGCAATAGCGCTATCGCAAAAAGCATTACAGTATGCTGAAAAGGATAAAAATACGGAAGGGATTGTGAAAAGCTATTTCAGAATTGCGTATTCCTTTAAGGGACTGGAAATGTATAAGGAAAGTCTGGAAATATTAAAAAAGATAGAGACTCAGTATGAACCATACCTAGAAAAGAATCAAGAAATGCTGGCGAATGTGAAGAGCTTATTTGGAAATAATTATTTGTCACTCGGTTTTACCGATCAAGCTGACAAGATGTTTTTGGAGATGTTACATATCGCGAAAGATATAAAACAGGACTCCGTACGAAATCTTCTTTTATTTCGCGCGTATCTTTCGGTTAAGGCGGCTCATCAAAGTAATAATCATGCAGATAGCTCATCTTATTATTTGAATATGGCAAGATCGTTGGTTCCTTTGATATCTAAATCAGAACAGACCGTGTTCTATTACAGCGTTGCGCGCTTTCATCTAGCGACTACTGGGAACTTAGATTCTGCGACATGGTATAATCAGAAAGGGAAACTTTTAGATAGCATCAATAAGTCCAAGTATTATTTAATGGGTTTAATGCAATCAGCAATTATTCTGAACAAGCAAAAAAGGTATCAAGAGTCGTTGGATATGTGTTTTAAGGTCTTACCAATTGCGGAAGCTGAGAAAAGAAATAACTTTATATTTAGTGTATATAATGTAACGGCTGATAACTATAAAGGGTTAAAAAATCTATCTAAACAAGCGCTATATCTAGACCTATATAAAAAAAAATGGGACAGTATGTATGTGCTGAAACAGAAGAATACACAAATAGCTGTAGAAATTATCGCAAATAGTAGATTAACATCATTTTCAAAAAAACAACTCAAAAATACCTATATGCTGTTGGCGCTTGTGCTGCTCGTTATAGGTGCATTGGGGGTTCTGGCTATTCAGATAAGGAAAAAGAGACAGTTATTGAAAATGAAAGATGTCGAAATGCGTACGTTAGAAGGTAAGGTGCATACAGACACTTACGAAAAGATCGTTGAATTAGCTGCGAAAAACTCTCCCGATTTTTTATATAGATTTAGCGAAAAGTATCCAAGTTTTATAAATGCTCTTCTAACAATAAATCCAGAGCTTCAACCTTCAGAGCTTATTTTTTGCGCTTATCTTAAACTCAACTTTTCAACCAAAGTAATCGCAACCTATATGTTCATTACCCCCTCTGCGGTACAAAATAGAAAAAATCGCATACGGAAAAGACTTAACATTCCCTCTGATGGCAATATCTATATTTGGATCAGTGATTTAGGATCATAA
- a CDS encoding nuclear transport factor 2 family protein, with protein MKTLVKTFAMTALISLSTWTMAASKPKKEIVNLSSANLAIDHYIDVMTEGESKGVEQLFASDFNLKVQGPKLQNYNREEVLDFLKKQKGKKMNCQTTTTIMDESAHYMIARVTMKFEDFTKIDLVMLVNEGGAWKVSSSVNSYQ; from the coding sequence ATGAAAACGTTAGTAAAAACATTCGCAATGACAGCTTTGATCTCCTTATCGACATGGACAATGGCTGCAAGCAAACCAAAAAAAGAAATTGTTAATCTGTCCAGTGCAAACTTGGCGATCGATCATTATATCGATGTAATGACTGAGGGGGAATCAAAAGGAGTGGAGCAATTGTTTGCTTCTGATTTCAACCTGAAAGTACAAGGACCAAAATTGCAAAACTATAATCGTGAAGAAGTGCTTGACTTTTTGAAAAAACAAAAAGGGAAAAAGATGAACTGTCAGACAACAACAACAATTATGGACGAGTCTGCTCATTATATGATCGCTAGAGTGACGATGAAATTTGAAGATTTTACCAAGATAGATTTGGTTATGTTAGTCAATGAAGGCGGTGCTTGGAAAGTATCAAGTTCTGTAAATTCTTATCAATAG
- a CDS encoding nuclear transport factor 2 family protein: MRTLVKTLTTIALIVVSIYTMAANKPEKKIINLSTAVLAIDHYVNVMTEGQSIGLEQLFASDFSQKVQGVNAKTNSRSEVINFLKKQKGEKMNCETITNILEKSADYMVAKITLKFEDFTKTDIITLINEDGTWKVSSSVNAYQ, encoded by the coding sequence ATGAGAACTTTAGTGAAAACATTAACAACGATAGCCTTAATTGTTGTATCCATATACACGATGGCTGCTAACAAACCCGAAAAAAAAATCATTAATCTTTCTACGGCAGTCTTAGCGATCGATCATTATGTAAACGTAATGACCGAAGGACAATCAATAGGGCTGGAGCAATTGTTTGCATCCGACTTTAGCCAGAAAGTACAAGGTGTAAATGCGAAAACAAACAGTCGTTCTGAAGTGATTAACTTTTTGAAAAAACAAAAGGGAGAGAAGATGAACTGTGAAACAATAACAAATATTTTGGAAAAGTCAGCGGATTATATGGTGGCTAAGATTACACTGAAATTTGAAGATTTTACGAAGACAGATATCATTACGTTGATCAACGAAGACGGCACTTGGAAAGTATCAAGTTCCGTGAATGCTTATCAATAG
- a CDS encoding nuclear transport factor 2 family protein: protein MKTLVKTFTAAALIAISTCTIAAVKPEKGIINLSTADYAIDNYIAVMTEGQSAGVEQLFATDFSQKVQGIDTLLNHSRSEVIDLLKKQKGEKLNCETSIKIIEESAQYRVARVTMKFTDFTKTDLITLINEGGIWKVSSSVNSYQ from the coding sequence ATGAAAACTCTAGTAAAAACATTCACAGCAGCAGCTTTAATTGCCATATCGACATGTACAATAGCTGCGGTTAAACCAGAAAAAGGAATTATTAATCTTTCTACAGCAGATTATGCTATTGACAACTATATTGCGGTCATGACAGAAGGACAGTCAGCAGGAGTAGAGCAATTGTTTGCTACAGATTTTAGTCAGAAAGTACAAGGAATCGATACATTACTAAATCATAGCCGTTCGGAAGTGATCGATTTATTGAAAAAACAAAAAGGAGAGAAACTGAACTGCGAAACGAGTATAAAAATTATTGAAGAATCTGCACAATATAGAGTTGCTCGAGTGACGATGAAATTTACAGATTTTACCAAGACGGATTTAATTACTTTGATCAATGAAGGTGGCATTTGGAAAGTATCAAGTTCTGTAAATTCTTATCAATAA
- a CDS encoding DUF1905 domain-containing protein, producing MTDNNELLAFEATLEIIGINPFVFLPKPILTEILKRAEKDKGKIAVKGCINDHTNYRQTLLKYKGEWRLYINTTMLKNSPKRIGELLRILIGIDQEERIIPIHPKFKNALKENPLAEEVFNQLRPSLKLEIVKYISFLKTDSSVDRNVEKAINFLLGTGEFIGRKNLNSKSKQESE from the coding sequence ATGACGGATAATAATGAACTACTAGCATTCGAGGCTACACTCGAAATCATCGGGATCAATCCTTTTGTCTTTTTACCAAAACCAATTCTAACTGAAATTTTAAAGAGAGCAGAAAAAGACAAAGGAAAAATTGCTGTAAAAGGCTGTATAAACGATCATACGAATTATAGACAAACACTTCTCAAATACAAAGGAGAATGGCGACTGTATATAAATACCACTATGTTGAAAAATTCACCGAAAAGAATTGGAGAATTACTACGTATCCTGATCGGAATAGATCAAGAGGAAAGAATAATACCGATACACCCTAAATTTAAAAATGCATTAAAAGAAAATCCACTTGCTGAAGAAGTATTCAATCAGCTCCGTCCATCCTTAAAATTGGAAATTGTAAAATATATTTCATTTCTAAAAACCGATAGCAGCGTTGACAGGAATGTGGAGAAAGCGATTAATTTTTTATTGGGAACTGGCGAGTTTATCGGTAGAAAGAATTTAAATTCCAAAAGTAAGCAAGAATCTGAATAA
- a CDS encoding catalase, translating into MAKNKKTQQIDNHVIDNTNKGMTTNDGVFITDNNNTLKAGERGPSLLEDFIYLDKLAHFDRERIPERVVHARGSGAHGVFESTVDISSITRAQFLKKGTQTPVFVRFSTVAGFKGSTDLARDVRGFSVKFYTEEGNYDLVGNNIPVFFIQDAMQFPDVVHAVKPEPNNEMPQAGSAHDTFWDFISLMPEAAHMTMWTMSDRAIPRSLRMMEGFGVHTFKFVNTEGKGTFVKFHWKPKLGVHQVAWQEAQKISGYDSDFHRRDLWEAIDGGDFPQWDLGIQLIPEEDEFKFSFDILDPTKLIPEELVPVQIIGTMTLNRNPENFFAETEQVAFDPGRLVPGIDFSNDPLLQGRIFSYADTQNYRLGGPNFHELPINRPVNGKYNNQKDGFGRQEILKGNVSYFPNSLGNGCPYHAMLKGEKGFESHAEKVDGKKIRNRSQSFADHFTQARLFFNSQSDSEKNHLISALSFELSKVKSEDVRRRELAILNQIDSTLAKKVGDHLGLKPSTNLDDLTLQFARQNHPEYPIKAPKPEIEKSAALSMEVKLGEGNIRTRKVAFLIADGVSKSSIDKMKNGLEEEGAKAVLIATKVGPVKFKEGGEALVQFSYLTEASVCYDAFYTPEGDSISILKNEPDYYQFINEGYRHCKALAFAKGAEELLQNTYIKDDKVDKGVILESKNNLVEDFIQVMKGHRIWEREQDRKIPV; encoded by the coding sequence ATGGCTAAAAATAAAAAAACACAGCAAATAGACAATCATGTCATCGATAATACCAATAAAGGTATGACAACCAACGATGGTGTATTTATTACAGATAATAATAATACACTTAAAGCAGGGGAAAGGGGGCCATCTTTATTAGAAGATTTTATTTATTTAGATAAGTTGGCACATTTTGATCGAGAACGTATTCCTGAACGTGTCGTTCATGCACGGGGTTCTGGTGCTCATGGAGTATTCGAGTCTACGGTAGATATTTCTTCGATTACACGAGCACAATTTTTAAAAAAAGGAACTCAAACGCCAGTTTTTGTCCGATTTTCTACTGTTGCCGGGTTTAAAGGATCTACGGATTTAGCTCGGGATGTACGTGGATTTTCGGTAAAGTTTTATACGGAAGAGGGTAATTATGATTTAGTCGGGAATAATATTCCTGTATTTTTCATTCAGGATGCCATGCAATTTCCTGATGTTGTTCACGCTGTCAAGCCAGAACCTAATAATGAAATGCCACAGGCAGGATCTGCTCATGATACCTTTTGGGATTTTATTTCGTTGATGCCTGAAGCTGCCCATATGACGATGTGGACGATGTCGGATCGGGCGATACCTCGTTCTTTACGGATGATGGAAGGTTTTGGTGTGCATACGTTCAAATTTGTGAATACAGAAGGTAAAGGTACTTTTGTGAAATTTCATTGGAAACCTAAATTGGGTGTACATCAAGTGGCGTGGCAAGAAGCACAAAAAATTTCTGGTTACGATAGCGATTTTCATCGACGAGACCTTTGGGAAGCAATTGATGGAGGTGATTTTCCGCAATGGGATCTAGGGATACAACTGATACCAGAAGAGGATGAATTTAAATTTTCTTTTGATATTTTAGATCCTACTAAACTTATCCCTGAAGAATTAGTGCCAGTACAAATCATCGGTACCATGACTTTAAATCGTAACCCAGAGAACTTTTTTGCTGAAACAGAACAAGTTGCATTTGATCCCGGAAGGTTGGTTCCTGGTATAGATTTTAGTAATGATCCTTTACTCCAAGGTCGTATATTCTCTTATGCGGATACGCAGAATTACCGTTTAGGGGGACCTAATTTCCATGAACTTCCCATAAATAGACCGGTGAATGGTAAATATAATAATCAAAAAGACGGATTTGGTAGGCAAGAAATTCTAAAAGGGAATGTTAGTTATTTCCCCAATAGTTTAGGAAATGGATGTCCTTATCATGCCATGTTAAAAGGGGAAAAGGGTTTTGAATCACACGCTGAAAAAGTTGACGGAAAAAAAATCAGAAATAGATCTCAGTCCTTTGCAGATCATTTTACCCAAGCAAGATTATTTTTCAATTCGCAGTCTGATTCAGAGAAAAACCATCTCATCTCTGCATTGAGTTTTGAATTGTCTAAGGTGAAGTCTGAGGATGTTCGCAGAAGGGAATTGGCCATTCTAAATCAGATAGATAGTACGTTGGCTAAAAAGGTTGGTGATCACTTAGGATTGAAGCCGTCTACGAATTTGGATGACCTGACTTTGCAGTTTGCGAGACAGAACCATCCCGAATATCCAATTAAAGCTCCAAAACCAGAGATAGAAAAGTCGGCAGCATTAAGTATGGAGGTTAAGTTGGGCGAAGGAAATATCAGGACAAGGAAAGTTGCATTTTTAATCGCAGATGGGGTTAGTAAATCATCTATCGATAAAATGAAAAATGGATTGGAAGAAGAAGGTGCCAAAGCGGTGTTAATAGCGACAAAAGTTGGTCCTGTCAAATTTAAAGAAGGAGGGGAAGCGCTTGTACAATTCAGCTATCTGACAGAGGCTTCCGTGTGCTACGATGCCTTTTATACGCCAGAAGGAGACTCAATTTCAATCCTTAAGAATGAACCTGACTATTATCAATTTATCAATGAGGGATACCGTCATTGTAAAGCACTAGCGTTTGCTAAAGGCGCCGAAGAGTTGTTGCAGAATACCTATATTAAAGACGATAAGGTAGATAAAGGGGTGATTTTAGAGTCTAAAAACAACCTAGTGGAAGATTTTATCCAGGTGATGAAGGGGCACCGTATATGGGAAAGGGAACAGGACAGAAAGATACCTGTATAA
- a CDS encoding type I restriction endonuclease — protein sequence MDFKDEIRQFASRVDRLLPQIKTEEATKTSLIMPFLKILGYDVFDPFEVQPEFIADIGIKKGEKVDYAILREGKPIILIECKHYADGLDPHNSQLFRYFHTSEAKFSLLTNGVEYRFYTDLVTPNKMDEKPFFEFKISDIKDNELAELRKFHKSVFDLDSISSAASELKYFNELTILANGEMQNPSDEFVRYFTRQVYPSVVTVKILEQFTPLVKRVFSQIVNDQIAERLKSALKKETENEAQQILTPAEPESLIVTTEEEIDGFLIVKSILRKDVEVGRIFMRDNQSYCGVLLDDNNRKPICRFYFTPNKLRIGLFDQEKKETKYDLAQLDDIYTYSEQIMETIAHYQQIDHKN from the coding sequence ATGGATTTTAAAGACGAAATTCGTCAGTTTGCCAGCCGCGTGGATAGATTGCTACCACAAATCAAAACTGAAGAGGCAACCAAAACTTCACTGATTATGCCTTTCCTTAAAATATTAGGATACGATGTATTTGATCCGTTCGAGGTACAGCCAGAGTTTATTGCTGACATTGGTATCAAAAAAGGTGAGAAAGTAGACTATGCTATTCTTCGGGAAGGTAAACCTATTATCCTAATCGAGTGTAAACATTATGCCGATGGCCTCGACCCACATAATTCACAACTCTTCCGTTATTTCCACACGAGTGAAGCCAAATTTAGTTTATTGACCAACGGTGTGGAGTATCGTTTTTATACCGATCTGGTTACTCCAAATAAGATGGATGAAAAACCGTTCTTCGAATTCAAGATTTCTGATATAAAAGATAATGAGCTTGCTGAATTGCGTAAATTTCATAAATCGGTATTTGATCTGGATAGCATATCCAGTGCGGCGAGTGAGCTCAAATATTTTAATGAATTAACGATCCTAGCCAATGGTGAAATGCAGAATCCAAGTGATGAGTTTGTTCGTTATTTTACAAGACAGGTATACCCCAGTGTTGTGACGGTAAAAATATTGGAGCAATTTACACCTTTGGTGAAACGAGTATTCTCACAAATCGTTAATGATCAAATTGCGGAACGGCTAAAAAGTGCGCTCAAAAAAGAAACAGAAAATGAGGCGCAGCAAATACTTACTCCTGCAGAACCCGAATCCTTGATTGTGACGACTGAGGAAGAAATTGATGGATTTCTGATCGTAAAATCTATCCTACGCAAGGATGTCGAGGTTGGACGAATCTTTATGCGTGATAATCAATCGTATTGTGGTGTCTTGCTAGACGATAATAATCGTAAGCCAATATGTCGGTTTTATTTTACACCAAATAAGCTGAGAATAGGTCTATTTGATCAAGAGAAAAAGGAGACCAAATACGACTTAGCACAATTAGATGATATCTACACGTATTCAGAACAGATTATGGAGACGATCGCTCATTATCAGCAAATCGACCATAAGAATTAA
- a CDS encoding thermonuclease family protein yields MKNIVHQDYRFIFLLIVLFISSCNHHSEAGIQTYQLFSTTKKSDKENSTHNEKRQKWEEGFVYVTKVIDGDTFWVDNGDKKFKVRFIGVDAPETRNSRWKHKSQFAAEAKAYVKKLAEYQWVRLDMDIQQMDRYQRLLAYVYLADGTFLNASLVEGGYAVVDTYPPNVKYVDLFIKLQHHAQEQKLGVWIE; encoded by the coding sequence ATGAAGAATATTGTTCATCAAGATTATAGGTTCATTTTCTTGTTAATCGTCCTTTTTATTTCGAGTTGTAATCATCACTCTGAAGCTGGTATTCAAACTTACCAATTATTCAGCACCACTAAAAAGTCTGATAAAGAAAATTCGACACATAACGAAAAGCGTCAAAAATGGGAAGAAGGATTCGTTTATGTTACTAAAGTGATCGATGGCGATACCTTCTGGGTAGATAATGGGGATAAGAAATTTAAGGTACGTTTTATTGGTGTCGATGCACCAGAAACCCGCAATTCACGTTGGAAACATAAAAGCCAATTCGCTGCAGAAGCGAAGGCTTATGTGAAAAAACTTGCCGAATATCAATGGGTTAGATTGGATATGGATATACAGCAAATGGATAGATATCAACGGTTGCTTGCTTACGTTTATTTGGCAGATGGAACATTCCTGAATGCCAGTTTGGTCGAAGGGGGGTATGCAGTGGTTGATACCTATCCTCCGAATGTTAAATATGTGGATCTGTTTATCAAACTACAACATCACGCACAGGAACAGAAACTCGGAGTTTGGATAGAATGA
- a CDS encoding DUF4236 domain-containing protein — translation MAWNFRRRVKIIPGVHLNFSKNGVSTSIGVKGASMTFGPSGTYLNAGIPALGIYNRQKFTGEHATVPPSPQHTTPIIDARGNIFSADIHEITSQDMQGVKEAILLARQQRLSLTKDLSKIQQTQRTTKLKKTMSYLLLYGLIQKSIPANLTHDILAQSEAIKQTKEQINESYVKLEIDFDPEIQTEIQIRYETLIRTFMDLTRCHRIWDVTSAHYEDRAITRSSAGTVVTRKNVGFSFKSIPDFKSDIKALYFQNANGADLYIYPSFIVMMQAGLSDFGIIGLDEIDLQQSFVRFTETEPVPADSKIIDQTWTKVNKNGTPDRRFKGNYQIPVVRYGEIRLKTNTGLHEEYEFSNYEASESFAKAFQEYQAFVRQLMV, via the coding sequence ATGGCTTGGAATTTTAGGAGACGCGTAAAAATTATACCTGGCGTTCATTTGAACTTTAGTAAGAATGGAGTTTCGACTTCCATTGGAGTAAAAGGAGCAAGTATGACATTTGGTCCGTCAGGAACGTATCTGAATGCAGGTATACCAGCACTAGGGATATACAATAGACAGAAATTTACAGGTGAGCATGCAACAGTACCTCCTTCTCCTCAACACACGACTCCAATAATAGACGCTAGAGGCAATATTTTTAGTGCTGATATTCATGAGATAACCAGTCAAGATATGCAAGGCGTTAAAGAAGCAATCCTGCTCGCTAGGCAACAGCGGTTATCATTAACGAAAGACTTGTCAAAAATCCAACAGACACAAAGAACTACAAAGCTGAAGAAAACAATGAGTTACCTATTGCTATATGGACTGATTCAAAAATCAATTCCAGCTAACTTAACTCATGATATCTTGGCTCAAAGCGAAGCGATTAAGCAAACAAAGGAACAAATCAATGAGTCGTATGTGAAATTGGAGATTGATTTTGATCCTGAAATACAAACTGAAATACAAATAAGATATGAGACATTAATTCGAACTTTTATGGATTTAACTAGATGTCATCGCATTTGGGATGTCACTAGTGCTCATTATGAAGACAGAGCGATTACACGATCTTCAGCTGGTACTGTTGTAACGAGGAAAAATGTTGGGTTTAGTTTTAAGTCCATTCCTGATTTTAAGTCAGATATAAAGGCACTATATTTCCAGAATGCGAATGGCGCAGATCTGTATATCTATCCCAGCTTTATCGTCATGATGCAGGCTGGTTTATCCGACTTTGGAATTATTGGTTTGGACGAAATTGATTTACAGCAAAGCTTTGTCAGGTTTACGGAAACAGAGCCTGTTCCAGCTGATTCGAAGATCATTGATCAAACTTGGACAAAGGTAAACAAAAATGGCACACCCGATAGAAGGTTTAAAGGTAATTATCAAATCCCCGTTGTCAGGTATGGGGAAATACGGTTGAAGACGAATACTGGCCTCCATGAAGAATATGAGTTCAGCAACTATGAAGCTAGTGAATCTTTTGCTAAGGCATTTCAGGAATATCAAGCTTTTGTGAGACAATTGATGGTTTAG
- a CDS encoding response regulator → MFKKVLIAEDHEIANISVQKTLQDLGIQDTKYVYYCDHALTWIRNALRDGEPYDLLITDIEFEDDDSPQQIADGIELIKAIKVIQPDIKVIILTANDLSGTINQMFKTNEVDGFVRKARRDGQHLKEALHATYHNKRYQSPDLKKIFQEKNSHEFTSLDLHIVKMLYEGIPQKNMPDYLQQRDIKPSSLSSIEKRLNLMKEVQNFTNNEQLVAYCRENNLI, encoded by the coding sequence ATGTTTAAAAAAGTACTCATTGCCGAAGATCATGAGATCGCAAACATTTCCGTACAAAAAACACTTCAAGATTTAGGTATTCAAGATACTAAATATGTCTATTACTGCGACCATGCATTAACTTGGATCAGAAATGCCCTCCGAGATGGCGAACCTTATGACCTGTTGATCACGGATATTGAATTCGAGGATGACGACAGCCCGCAACAAATAGCAGATGGTATAGAACTGATCAAAGCCATCAAAGTCATACAACCCGATATCAAAGTGATTATCCTAACGGCAAATGACCTTTCCGGTACGATCAACCAAATGTTTAAAACAAATGAAGTAGATGGATTTGTTCGTAAAGCTAGACGAGATGGTCAACATCTTAAGGAAGCTCTTCATGCAACTTATCATAATAAAAGGTATCAATCTCCAGATCTGAAAAAAATATTTCAGGAAAAGAATTCTCACGAGTTTACCTCTTTGGATCTTCATATTGTCAAAATGCTTTATGAGGGAATACCACAAAAGAATATGCCAGATTACCTGCAGCAAAGAGACATTAAGCCTTCTAGTCTGAGCAGCATTGAGAAACGTTTGAATCTGATGAAAGAAGTGCAAAATTTTACTAATAATGAACAGTTGGTAGCTTATTGTAGAGAGAATAATCTGATCTAA
- a CDS encoding tetratricopeptide repeat-containing sensor histidine kinase: MAIIQKDEGDYFGAQETALQAIDYLDKNNSQNRTYLSHNYNNLGVATYQLKDYDKALYFYDLAIKYSNDSLSNQIYLNNKAKVYHDNGNYSEAITIYTKILNETGKNRKEYARFLTNIALSRWQQNHNYNPTHDLLIALNIRKDDDDIMGLNSSYTHLTDYYMDNKPDSALFYARKLYTVAKQLKNTEDEMKAVERLAYVSSPDSARNYFKIYQQLSDSIQQARSAAKNQFAVIRYEVEKNKSDNLMLQKDNAEKANRLTRQRVVTGGITLLSIVLLGGGSIYYKKRKQRLELEAQNKIKASQLKTSRKVHDVVANGLYRVMIEIENRDDIDRTGILDRLEEMYDKSRDISYEGEEQKETDRPYNEYIAELLKSFASDSHKVLIAGNEVDLWQSVDKQAKEEIAHVLQELMVNMKKHSQADNVVVRFEKSNNQLHIYFSDNGVGMEKDKLYGNGLTNTGNRIESLGGKINFAGELGKGLKVEVIIPLC; the protein is encoded by the coding sequence ATGGCTATCATACAAAAGGATGAAGGAGATTATTTTGGTGCACAAGAAACGGCATTACAAGCTATAGACTATCTAGATAAAAACAACTCTCAAAACCGCACTTATTTGAGTCATAATTACAATAATTTAGGTGTTGCTACATATCAACTAAAAGATTATGATAAGGCTTTATATTTTTACGACTTAGCAATTAAATATTCTAACGACTCTTTGAGTAATCAGATATATTTAAATAATAAGGCAAAAGTTTATCATGATAATGGTAATTATAGTGAAGCGATAACAATTTATACTAAAATTTTAAATGAAACAGGTAAAAATAGAAAGGAGTATGCGCGTTTTTTAACCAATATAGCATTATCACGTTGGCAGCAGAATCATAATTATAATCCAACTCATGATCTTTTAATAGCACTAAATATACGTAAAGATGATGATGATATAATGGGACTTAATTCTAGTTATACACATCTAACAGATTATTATATGGATAATAAACCTGATTCAGCTTTATTTTATGCAAGAAAGCTATATACTGTTGCAAAACAACTGAAAAATACAGAAGACGAAATGAAAGCAGTAGAAAGATTAGCTTACGTAAGTTCTCCAGACTCTGCAAGAAATTATTTTAAAATTTATCAACAACTGAGCGATAGCATCCAACAAGCAAGATCTGCTGCCAAAAACCAATTCGCTGTGATCCGTTATGAAGTGGAAAAGAATAAATCTGACAACTTAATGCTACAGAAAGATAATGCAGAGAAAGCCAATCGCCTGACAAGGCAACGGGTAGTAACAGGAGGGATAACACTACTTTCGATTGTCCTTCTTGGGGGAGGAAGCATCTATTATAAAAAACGTAAACAACGCTTAGAGTTAGAAGCTCAAAATAAGATTAAGGCTAGTCAGCTCAAAACATCTCGCAAAGTTCACGATGTGGTAGCCAATGGCCTTTATCGGGTGATGATTGAGATTGAAAATCGCGACGATATTGATCGCACTGGTATACTCGATAGACTGGAAGAGATGTATGATAAATCACGGGATATCTCCTATGAAGGAGAAGAGCAAAAGGAAACCGACAGACCTTATAATGAATATATTGCCGAGTTGCTCAAATCGTTCGCAAGCGATAGCCATAAGGTGCTGATTGCAGGAAATGAAGTCGATCTTTGGCAATCTGTTGACAAACAGGCTAAAGAAGAGATCGCCCACGTGTTGCAAGAATTGATGGTCAATATGAAGAAACATAGCCAGGCCGACAATGTTGTTGTTCGCTTTGAAAAGAGTAACAATCAGTTGCATATTTATTTTAGTGACAATGGCGTAGGCATGGAAAAAGATAAATTATATGGAAATGGATTGACAAATACGGGAAACCGTATTGAAAGCTTAGGTGGCAAAATTAACTTTGCTGGTGAGTTGGGAAAAGGACTTAAAGTAGAAGTCATCATCCCACTATGCTAA